GTATAAGATCACGCAGGATGTAAGGGAAGTAATCGGCGTGTCGGAATCTACTCTGTATCCGGTACTGAGACGGCTGCAGAAAGATGAATGCCTGATGGTTTATGATATGGAATTCGGTGGCAGAAACCGCAGATATTATAAGCTGACAGAAAAAGGTGAGGTGCAGCTCCGGCTGTATAAGATGGAGTGGAAAAGTTATTCCAGAAAGATTACAACGTTATTTGAAGAGGGAGGAACAGGCGTATGAACAGAATAGATTTTATGGCGCAACTGGAGCGCCTGCTCTGTGATTTGCCGGAAAATGAGAGGCAGGATGCCTTATGCTATTACAATGATTATTTTGACGACGCCGGGGAGGAGAAGGAAAGCTCCATCATTCAGGAACTGGGCAGCCCCGGAAAAGTTGCGGCTACGATTCGTGCAAGTTATCGTGGTACTTCCGAAAACCATGGAGAGTATACGGAGAATGGATACCGGGACAGTCAGTTTTCGGAGAAGAGCCAGATGCCGGTTCAAAGAAGCACCGGGGGCGACAGCCGGAAGCAGCAGGAAGAATCCCATGGCCGGTCATATCAGGGCGAGAAGCAGAGCAATCAGGGACATAAACGCCGCGGAGTGGGTGGGTGGTTTCTCATCATTCTTGCGGTAATTATTCTGGGACCGGTTGTTTTCGGGGTCGGAGCAGGGGCAATCGGGACGTTGGCCGGAGTGCTGGCGGCTATAGCCGCATTGCTTATTTCCGGATTTGCAGTGGCCATAGGAGGAATTGCGGGAATTATAAAAGGAGCTGTAATTATGGCGGCGTCTCCCGGATCCGGGCTGGTGGCTATAGGGGGTGGTTTTATCCTCCTGGCAGTCGGATTATTGCTGATTCTCTTCTTCGCATGGCTTTTATTTAAGATTTTGCCAAAAGCCTTTCGCGCAATTGTCAACTTTTTGTCCAGAGTATTTCACCACGGACGAGGAAGAGATGAAGGAGGTGAAGCGCATTGAAAACATGGAAAAAGGTATTACTGATCGTCAGCGGAATCGCTCTGGCTATAGGAATTTCCTGCGTAATTATCGGATTTGCTCTCGGCTTTAATCCGAGAGATATCACAACAGGAAGAGCCAATAGGCATATGCTTTATGAATGGGATTGGGACGATTGGGATAACTGGGATGGATGGTGGAATAATAGAGGCAGTGACAGAAATGCCTCGGATTCACGGGAAGCAGCATTCACAGATATATATAATTTGGATATTGATGTAAAATACAGCAGTGTCGTTCTGAAAGTCTATGAAGGGTCCGAAATCAGGGTTTCTGCCAAACGACTGAATGCTTCCAAATATACAGCAAAAAGTGCGGATAATACACTATATATTATGGATGAAACCCACCATACCGCGAAAGGATCTGAGATTACAATTCTTATACCCAGGGATACACATTTTGATGAAGTATCCATGGACGTAGGAGGAGGTGAAGTGAAAATCGACACCTTGAATTCCAATGAATTTTCAGCAGAAATCGGAGGAGGCCGTCTTTTGGTAACCGAATCTCTGAATGCGTTGGAAGTCGATTGTTCTGTTGGAGCCGGCCAGATTGCGTTATCAAACCTGACATGTACAGAGCTGGAACTCGATTGTGGAGCCGGTCAGGTAACTGCTGTTATAGAAGGAAGCCAGTCTGATTATCGGATGGAAGGTGACTGTGGAATCGGGCAGATTCAATTTGGAACCGATCATTTTTCAACCATGGGAAAAGAATTTACCGCAGGAACAGGATCTAAATTAATCCATGCAGATTGCGGTGTCGGACAGATTGATGTACAATTTAAGCAACAATAACATGAGAGAAAGGAAGTAATATTATGGATCAAAATAAAAGATTATATCGTTCTTCGACAAATTATATGCTATGCGGAGTATGTGGAGGAATCGCTGAATATTTCAACATTGACCCTACACTTATACGGCTGGCATGGGTACTTATAAGCGTATTGGGTGCAGGTTCCGGAATTATTGCTTATATTCTTGCGGCAATCATTATTCCCAAATAAGAAAGGGTACAAAATTGTAACAGCTAGTATAAATCTTCATAATCTGGTCACAC
The window above is part of the Novisyntrophococcus fermenticellae genome. Proteins encoded here:
- a CDS encoding DUF4097 family beta strand repeat-containing protein — protein: MKTWKKVLLIVSGIALAIGISCVIIGFALGFNPRDITTGRANRHMLYEWDWDDWDNWDGWWNNRGSDRNASDSREAAFTDIYNLDIDVKYSSVVLKVYEGSEIRVSAKRLNASKYTAKSADNTLYIMDETHHTAKGSEITILIPRDTHFDEVSMDVGGGEVKIDTLNSNEFSAEIGGGRLLVTESLNALEVDCSVGAGQIALSNLTCTELELDCGAGQVTAVIEGSQSDYRMEGDCGIGQIQFGTDHFSTMGKEFTAGTGSKLIHADCGVGQIDVQFKQQ
- a CDS encoding PadR family transcriptional regulator; amino-acid sequence: MVFNTGAALLDAIVLAVVSHEKEGTYGYKITQDVREVIGVSESTLYPVLRRLQKDECLMVYDMEFGGRNRRYYKLTEKGEVQLRLYKMEWKSYSRKITTLFEEGGTGV
- a CDS encoding DUF1700 domain-containing protein; translation: MNRIDFMAQLERLLCDLPENERQDALCYYNDYFDDAGEEKESSIIQELGSPGKVAATIRASYRGTSENHGEYTENGYRDSQFSEKSQMPVQRSTGGDSRKQQEESHGRSYQGEKQSNQGHKRRGVGGWFLIILAVIILGPVVFGVGAGAIGTLAGVLAAIAALLISGFAVAIGGIAGIIKGAVIMAASPGSGLVAIGGGFILLAVGLLLILFFAWLLFKILPKAFRAIVNFLSRVFHHGRGRDEGGEAH
- a CDS encoding PspC domain-containing protein — translated: MDQNKRLYRSSTNYMLCGVCGGIAEYFNIDPTLIRLAWVLISVLGAGSGIIAYILAAIIIPK